The genome window CCCGTGGACCAGCGCGAGATCTGCACGAACTTCGTCCATAGGCTGAGGTGGTGCGAAGCCGTAGTTCCTGCAGAAGCTTCCTAGAACGAAGGTCAAGAAGGAAGGTCGCAAGAAGAAGATAGGGTCCTCGACTACTACTGCTCTGAAGTACATTGGGCCGAAATGCAGCACATACCTCCTTAGTCTTTTGGCCTGTGCTCTGAGTCTCATCTGGGCAGACGCTTTCTGACCTGCAAACGAGATCAGTCCATGCTGAAGGAAGACTGTGCGGATTCCCAGTGCCCGGCAGACCCGGATGACAGCCCTTCCGAAGAGGAAAGATTGGTCCAATGTAACCACAACTTGAGGGCGAAACCCCCCGATTACAGCCCGAAGACTGTGTGGGTGGCTGAACTGAGCAATATCGTAGGAGTCGAGTCCTTCAGTTGATCGACAACCTGCGTTTGAGGATCTTCCGGTGGTGAATTGCTCGGCATGCATTGCCTTCATGATGATGTGTGGTGCCCTGCTCCGTATTGCCCTGTATACTGGTAGGGCGCTGTTCACCAATAGCGCTTCTGACCAAGGCGCAATGAAAAGAACGTCACAGGTTCCAGGCGCGTTCCGGCGGTCCAGACCTGACATCCCCTTCCGTTAACCCAAGCCCACGCTCCTTCAAAGGAGTGTTCTCCTGGCCGGCCGGAGAAGAGCTGTCCGCAGGCCATAGAGGCCTGTATGTGCTCGACCGACGGGACAAAGATAGGAACAATCCCTCATAGAGAGAAGCGACACGAGTCCAAGACAATCCTTCGACTGCCTGCCGGGTGACGGCCCTATCAAAGCACGTATTCAGCGCCCTGATCACGGCTTGCCTAATGGCAGGCGCAGAGACATCGGGATATACGATCGCGTTCCTCCCATCCAAGACAAAGCCCTCCCCGATGATGTCGCACCTCTTGGGAAGAACTATCGGCGTCCCGCAGGCGAGACTCTCGGTCATGACCATACCAAAACCCTCTGAAGAACTCGCAGATAAATGGTAGTCAGCTGCATTATAATAGCGGACTAGTCGTTCCACAGGCACATGTTCTTGGACGTGCACCTCAAGAGGCTGTGGTTTCTGGCTTACCAAGAGACGAGTAGTTCCCTTGCCTACAAATACGCAGCAGATTGTGCTCTGAACATCCGCGGGAAGTCCTGCCAGGCTGCGTAGGATTAGCTCTTGACCCTTATGGGGTGACAACGACCCGGCTGTCAAGAAGATGGTCTTGTCAATGGGTAACCTCAGCTCAGTTCGGCACTCCATCCGATCCATCAAGACGAAGACATCAGTGTCCAGACCGTTGGGTATTACTCGAGCCACGTGTTTTGGGGTCCAATCGTATCCGGAAACCAACTGGTCCCTTGTCCCCGTAGTGACAAACACGAAGTGCTGTCCCACCTGGAGAGCATCTCGCTCAATGGCATGGCACGCCCGAGGCAGATTCTTATCGAATCCAATAACCCCATGCATAGTTGTTACCCAGGACCTCTGCCTGGCCCCCGGAACTCGCGAAAGCAGCACAGTGCGATCAGCACCATGAATGTGCAGAATGCTAGGACCGTGGTGTTGTATCGTGGCCGCGTAGAGGAGGAGATGTGCAAATACCCGGATGGGATTCCTCTCATACCGGTATCGAAGGCAGTACTCTACTGCTCGGAGAGCAAGCCGTAGAGCAAGCGCGGGGTTCCGAGCGCCGAAAAAAAGCAGCCCCTGAATGGACCACCCCACTGCCTGAATCCCCGACTGTAACTCAAGAACCGATGTGGGCGGGCTGCTGACATCGGTGCAGCACAACAAGTACTCGAGCTTCCGAGGCGTTCGATTCAGCTCCTTGGCAACGGCATACGCTGCATAGCCCAACCCACTGGTCTGCTTTCCGCCCGCTTCGAGTGGCAGGTGAGCAAATCCCAGCACAGTTACTGTATCTGTTGCGGCCATCGCGACCTCCACTGTCGGCCTGGTTCACTCTCAGAGCAGACGCCAAGAACTGAGGGCGCCCCGGACGCCGTGAATTTGCTTCATTCTCCTTCGACCCCCCCTGATCCCTCCCTGTTGTCGCATCCCTGTCTCTTCGTGAACAGGGTTAGTCCATCGAGATCTGGGCAACTCGCCCACGCAGTGGTATCCTGTTCTTAGGACAGGCTCTCTAGGGCAGCTCGGTGCTTGACCGTGAAGGCACCAAAGTGCTTCCTAGTTAGCTCATAGCGCGGACCCGAGCGAGCTTGTCGTTGCACGGAGTGCCTTGATCAGTAGGGGCATTTGAGTGCTACAGTGTGGCGCAGGTCTAGACCGGAGTGACCGGCTTGCCGGCACAGAAGAAGGAGGCGTCCTTTTCGAACCCCACCGGTAGTGCTATGGCAACTAGCTTCATGGCTGGACTGGTCGCCTAGGTCGCGTATGCATTGGGGGGTAAGACGGAATGAAGAGGATTGATATCTGTGGTCGCTCCATAGGAGACGGCTTTCCTCCGCTAGTCATCGCTGAGATAGGCATCAACCATGAGGGTGACGTCAAGAGAGCAATTAGGATGATCGATGATGCCGCGGCTGTGGGTTGCGAATGTGTCAAGTTTCAGACGCACATTGTTGAGGACGAGATGATCCCCAATACGGTCACCCCAGCCAACGCGAATGAGACTATCTGGGAGATCATGAAGAGATGTGCGCTTAGCGAAGCAGATGAACGGATGCTCAAGAACTACACAGAGTCCAAAGGCATGATCTTCCTCAGTACTCCTTTTTCTCGTGCGGCGGCCCTCCGCCTCCACTCTCTGAATGTTGGCGCCTTCAAGATCGGATCTGGGGAGTGTAATAACTATCCTCTTGTAGATGTCATCGCTGGCCTTGGAAGACCAATAATCCTGAGCACGGGCATGAATGACATCCCCAGCATTGAGAAAGCCGTTGCCATACTCCGACAGCACAAAGTGCCATATTCCCTTATGCACTGTACCAGCGTTTATCCAACACCCTACGAAGAGGTGCGCTTGGGCGCTCTGGCGGAATTGGGTAGCGGATTCCCTGACGCAGTGATTGGCTTCTCTGACCATTCGATGGGTATTTATCCTTCACTGGCAGCCATTGCGTTGGGCGCGCATGTAGTTGAGAAGCATTTCACCTCAACTAAAGACTGGCCAGGCCCAGATATACCTATGTCGATTCTTCCTGATGAGCTGGCCCAGCTCATTGATGGAAGCAGGGTCATCTTCCGATGCAATGGCGGTAGGAAAGGCGTTCTTGATGCTGAAGCCGCGACCATTGAGTTCGCTTATGCCTGCGTTGTAGCGATAGCGGACATTGCTCCTGGGGACTTCCTGACTAGAGCCAATATCTGGGTGAAGAGGCCCGGCACAGGCGAAATCAAAGCAGAACATTATAGTGATGTCCTGGGGCGACGGGCGGTGAGAAGAATAGACAAAAACGAACAGATTAGGTGGGGGGACACTCTTGAATAGGCGTAGAGTGCTCTTTGTGTCAGGAACGCGCGCCGATTTCGGAAAGCTCAAGCCCTTGATTAGATCAGTGGACGAGTCAACCATTGTGGAGTACGCGCTGTTCGTGACGGGCATGCACACTCTGTCGCGATACGGGAACACCATACAAGAGGTGTACAAGGAGGGTTTCAGAAACGTTCATGCCTTCATCAACCAGACTGATGGTGAGGCCATGGACTTGGTTCTAGCGAATACGGTGCAGGGGTTGGGACGGTACGTTCATGAGCATGCACCAGACATGATAGTGGTCCACGGAGACAGGATCGAAACTCTCGCAGCAGCTATTGTAGGAACCTTGAACAACACTCTAGTGGGCCACATTGAGGGAGGAGAGCTCTCGGGCACGGTGGACGGGATAATCCGCCATGCCGTGTCCAAACTTGCCCACATCCATTTCGTATCCAATAGCGAAGCAGCTGCGCGGCTGGTTCAACTGGGCGAAGGCCCCTCGTGTGTGTACGTGATTGGATCACCCGATATTGATATCATGTTGTCGGACAAGCTCCCCGGGCTCAATGAGGCGAAGTCCCGCTACGGGATCACCTTTATGGACTATGGGATTGTGGTGTTTCATCCAGTAACAACTGAACGTGATCAGATAGCAACACAAGCGGATGTGATGGTCGAGGCCTTACTGGAAAGCCACAAGAACTACATCGTAGTGTATCCGAACAATGACCCTGGCGCAGATCGGATTATTGCTGCTTACGACAGACTTATCGGGAATCCCCGATTTAGACTCTTCCCGTCTATACGGTTTGAGTACTACCTGACACTACTCAAGCATGCCAGTTTCATCATAGGAAACTCGAGTTCTGGTATCCACGAAGCGCCTGTCTATGGTCGCTACACGATTAACTTGGGTAGTCGACAAGACGATAGATTTCCACACGCTTCCATCTTGAATGTTGGGTTCTCGAAAGAGGAGATAGCAAGAACTATCCGGGGAATAGACCACAAGCCGAGACTCTCTCCCTGCTATCATT of bacterium contains these proteins:
- a CDS encoding N-acetylneuraminate synthase family protein, encoding MKRIDICGRSIGDGFPPLVIAEIGINHEGDVKRAIRMIDDAAAVGCECVKFQTHIVEDEMIPNTVTPANANETIWEIMKRCALSEADERMLKNYTESKGMIFLSTPFSRAAALRLHSLNVGAFKIGSGECNNYPLVDVIAGLGRPIILSTGMNDIPSIEKAVAILRQHKVPYSLMHCTSVYPTPYEEVRLGALAELGSGFPDAVIGFSDHSMGIYPSLAAIALGAHVVEKHFTSTKDWPGPDIPMSILPDELAQLIDGSRVIFRCNGGRKGVLDAEAATIEFAYACVVAIADIAPGDFLTRANIWVKRPGTGEIKAEHYSDVLGRRAVRRIDKNEQIRWGDTLE
- the neuC gene encoding UDP-N-acetylglucosamine 2-epimerase, which produces MNRRRVLFVSGTRADFGKLKPLIRSVDESTIVEYALFVTGMHTLSRYGNTIQEVYKEGFRNVHAFINQTDGEAMDLVLANTVQGLGRYVHEHAPDMIVVHGDRIETLAAAIVGTLNNTLVGHIEGGELSGTVDGIIRHAVSKLAHIHFVSNSEAAARLVQLGEGPSCVYVIGSPDIDIMLSDKLPGLNEAKSRYGITFMDYGIVVFHPVTTERDQIATQADVMVEALLESHKNYIVVYPNNDPGADRIIAAYDRLIGNPRFRLFPSIRFEYYLTLLKHASFIIGNSSSGIHEAPVYGRYTINLGSRQDDRFPHASILNVGFSKEEIARTIRGIDHKPRLSPCYHFGSGDSAIRFRSVIEQEAIWRTPRQKKFYDLDMKQDVGGGVLSTP